From the Huiozyma naganishii CBS 8797 chromosome 2, complete genome genome, one window contains:
- the IAH1 gene encoding isoamyl acetate-hydrolyzing esterase (similar to Saccharomyces cerevisiae IAH1 (YOR126C); ancestral locus Anc_5.449), with protein sequence MSLQYDKLLLFGDSITEFAFNPEQFSIGTALTNAYTRKLDVVQRGFSGYNSRWGVRILKKLLSSESGNIVMAVVFFGANDACLGGHQRVDVAEYVQNLQAMVRMLQDRRIKPIVVSPGLIDRGTWDASRQEEISAGYVRTNEQFKLYAESLVDWTQRENIPLVNLYKAFSEQKKHKCEDLLADGLHLSGDGYRIYYDELCRVIDEFYPELSASNLPYKLPYWRDVKEDGSNIFE encoded by the coding sequence ATGAGTCTGCAGTACGACAAGCTTCTGTTGTTTGGTGACTCGATCACTGAGTTTGCCTTCAATCCGGAACAGTTCAGCATTGGGACCGCGCTCACTAATGCGTACACTCGGAAGTTGGACGTTGTCCAGCGCGGGTTCTCCGGGTACAATTCGCGATGGGGGGTGCGtatcttgaagaagctgcTCTCGAGCGAGTCCGGGAACATTGTCATGGCTGTGGTGTTCTTTGGTGCGAACGACGCCTGTCTGGGCGGGCATCAGCGCGTTGACGTGGCCGAGTACGTTCAGAACTTGCAGGCAATGGTGCGTATGTTGCAGGATCGCAGGATCAAACCAATTGTAGTTTCCCCGGGGCTCATTGATCGGGGGACGTGGGATGCGTCCCGGCAGGAGGAGATCAGCGCAGGGTACGTCCGCACGAACGAGCAGTTCAAACTGTATGCTGAATCTCTGGTAGACTGGACACAGCGCGAGAACATACCCCTTGTAAACCTGTACAAAGCGTTCTCGGAGCAAAAGAAGCACAAATGCGAGGACCTTTTGGCAGATGGACTCCACTTGTCAGGCGACGGTTACCGCATCTACTACGACGAACTTTGCCGAGTGATTGACGAATTCTACCCAGAACTGTCGGCGAGTAACCTCCCGTACAAACTTCCCTACTGGCGAGACGTGAAGGAGGACGGGTCCAACATCTTTGAGTAA
- the RGA1 gene encoding GTPase-activating protein RGA1 (similar to Saccharomyces cerevisiae RGA2 (YDR379W) and RGA1 (YOR127W); ancestral locus Anc_5.453), translated as MTVPNTEAMGHVAMPTSADQSEQYGVSLVEDGELPTCVRCKENITVGHAYELGEDRWHTHCFTCYRCEKSLSCNSDFLVLGTGALICFECSDSCKSCGKKINDLAIILSSSNEAYCSDCFVCCKCGDNIKDLRYAKTKRGLFCLTCHEKLLAKRKHHEEKKRLLRQKTLPGIPTAAKKIETVTESESRLRSRPEPPSLLQLPQPGIGETKSENKSDNVPPRSPNRGVDALVSPAKVHKLSRSGSGSSTPGTSDQSVRKGNQEESTDTKVVSQQLEKLQEGETNRYQQQTISPDAKRILNKTPLKNSEASTESNARDSGKQEVKLSPESILDCEFDDFEISLDIQLDSPEGGSAVSQDENRHPSGGFSPTTNGIDGEFVEQHVMSTELNKETPRSTADSNANTMTTGKHEEHLSKEAGQTATATNEKPEPPLEKLDERISDSNRLLKNLESDVHRLETRRSELNTQVEAISKLKEELLVQVNELQEEIKNSKQVLGKSLERPKPISTHSDSFSSDDSQTKIISTASLARPANKPRFWKFFSNKQQNSGMASSNGSNGANQGGILYNSSQIRRTEVGGNAKSRNKTLLQQNQGKITPAYPDQLFGSTLIQRCIYENQPMPSIITVCIQHIESSEEYLKTEGIYRKSGSELTIKEIETLFASTPPTANIDLSQYDIHAVSGLLKRYLRNLPNPVITYQLYEPLIDYIRNYNMILDTKKKLQGLVDLLRSLPKEHIVVLKALSAHINLVTTFSEDNLMSIKNLALVFTPGMIRDYTGEREILDMGERNFLMAFILENHEDIF; from the coding sequence ATGACTGTGCCCAATACTGAAGCTATGGGTCACGTCGCGATGCCTACGAGCGCTGATCAAAGTGAGCAGTACGGTGTGTCGCTGGTGGAAGATGGGGAATTGCCTACCTGTGTCAGGTGCAAAGAGAATATCACCGTTGGGCATGCGTATGAGCTTGGTGAGGACAGGTGGCACACGCACTGTTTTACGTGCTACCGTTGTGAGAAGTCGCTGAGTTGCAATTCGGATTTCCTCGTGTTGGGTACCGGGGCGCTGATCTGCTTCGAATGTTCCGATTCCTGCAAGAGTTGCGGcaagaagatcaacgacCTGGCTATAATTCTGTCCTCATCCAACGAGGCGTATTGCTCGGACTGTTTTGTCTGTTGCAAATGCGGGGACAACATTAAAGATCTACGGTACGCGAAGACGAAACGGGGGCTTTTCTGTTTGACGTGCCATGAGAAACTGCTAGCCAAGCGGAAACATcatgaggagaagaagagactgCTGAGGCAGAAGACACTTCCAGGGATCCCAACGGCGGCCAAGAAAATTGAAACTGTCACGGAATCAGAGTCGCGTCTTAGATCACGTCCCGAACCGCCATCACTCCTCCAACTACCGCAACCAGGGATAGGGGAGACCAAGTCCGAAAATAAATCTGATAACGTTCCTCCAAGATCGCCAAACAGGGGAGTGGATGCTTTGGTATCACCTGCGAAAGTGCATAAACTCTCGAGATCTGGCAGCGGCTCCTCAACACCAGGTACGAGTGATCAGAGTGTGAGAAAAGGTAACCAGGAGGAAAGTACCGATACGAAGGTAGTCTCTCAGCAGCTTGAAAAGCTTCAGGAGGGGGAAACAAACAGATATCAGCAACAGACCATTTCCCCTGATGCGAAACGcatcttgaacaaaacgCCATTAAAAAATTCAGAAGCTTCAACTGAGTCGAATGCTCGTGATAGCGGTAAACAAGAAGTCAAATTGTCTCCAGAAAGTATCTTAGACTGCGAATTTGACGATTTCGAAATTTCACTGGACATTCAATTGGATTCACCAGAAGGGGGCTCCGCAGTTTCCCAGGATGAAAATAGGCACCCATCAGGCGGGTTTTCCCCTACTACAAACGGAATCGATGGTGAATTTGTCGAACAACATGTGATGAGTACAGAACTGAACAAAGAAACACCCAGATCCACGGCAGATAGCAATGCAAACACAATGACCACTGGCAAGCATGAAGaacatctttcaaaagaagCAGGTCAAACTGCAACGGCAACAAACGAAAAACCTGAACCACCTCTTGAAAAACTAGACGAAAGAATCAGTGATTCCAACAGACTTCTGAAGAACCTAGAGAGTGATGTTCATAGATTGGAAACGAGAAGAAGTGAGTTGAATACCCAAGTAGAAGCTATCAGTAAACTCAAGGAAGAACTACTAGTGCAAGTGAACGAATTGCAGGAAGAAATAAAGAACTCAAAACAGGTATTAGGGAAGTCTTTGGAGAGACCTAAACCAATTTCTACCCATTCTGACTCGTTTTCCAGTGACGATTCTCAAACCAAGATTATTTCCACAGCCAGTTTAGCTAGGCCCGCTAACAAGCCCAGGTTTTGGAAATTCTTTTCCAATAAACAGCAAAACTCCGGGATGGCCTCCTCCAACGGCTCCAATGGCGCGAACCAGGGGGGCATACTCTATAATTCTTCTCAAATACGAAGAACCGAAGTGGGAGGTAACGCCAAATCGAGAAATAAAACATTGTTGCAACAAAATCAAGGTAAAATAACTCCTGCATATCCAGATCAGTTGTTCGGTTCCACACTGATACAGAGGTGCATCTACGAAAACCAACCCATGCCATCCATAATAACAGTGTGCATACAACATATCGAGTCGAGCGAGGAATATCTCAAGACAGAGGGGATCTACAGAAAATCCGGATCCGAACTAACTATtaaagaaattgaaacacTGTTCGCATCGACCCCACCAACAGCTAACATAGACCTCTCGCAGTACGACATTCATGCCGTAAGTGGCCTATTGAAGAGGTACTTGCGGAACTTGCCAAACCCTGTCATTACTTACCAGCTATACGAACCTTTGATTGACTACATCAGGAACTATAATATGATTCTAGACACGAAAAAGAAGTTACAAGGGCTGGTAGATTTACTGAGAAGCTTGCCCAAGGAGCATATCGTTGTCTTGAAGGCGCTGAGTGCACACATTAATTTAGTCACTACATTTAGCGAAGATAATCTGATGAGTATAAAGAATCTGGCCTTAGTTTTTACACCCGGGATGATAAGAGATTATACCGGTGAAAGGGAAATTCTGGATATGGGGGAGCGGAACTTTTTAATGGCGTTTATTTTGGAGAACCACGAGGATATCTTCTGA
- the BCS1 gene encoding bifunctional AAA family ATPase chaperone/translocase BCS1 (similar to Saccharomyces cerevisiae BCS1 (YDR375C); ancestral locus Anc_5.448), protein MVDTPGKDPVAGSNPALEALPVALPVDDDSLKGKISHMVRQSMANNPYFAAGGGLMVLGSALALARTGVIKLSRVVYKQMIVDLEIQSKDKSYSWFLDWMARYPKRVSKHLSVRTNYIQHDNGAISTKFSLVPGPGSHWIWYRGALIAIKRERSGRMIDLVNSSPYETVTLTTLYRDRHLFDEILNEAKSIALRSNEGKTVIYTSFGPEWRKFGQPKAKRALPSVVLDEGIKEQILEDVLDFMKNGKWYSDRGIPYRRGYLLYGPPGSGKTSFIQALAGELDYNICILNLSENNLTDDRLNHLMNNMPERSILLLEDIDAAFNERSQTGETGFHSSVTFSGLLNALDGVTSSEETITFMTTNHPEKLDRAIMRPGRIDYKVLIANATPYQVEKMFLKFYPGETQLCREFSTKFRDLKAEVSTAQLQGLFVMNKDKPQAALDSIASLSTPTTIH, encoded by the coding sequence ATGGTAGACACCCCAGGGAAGGATCCAGTAGCCGGTTCCAACCCAGCGTTGGAGGCGTTGCCCGTCGCACTGCCTGTAGACGACGATTCGTTGAAGGGGAAGATCTCACACATGGTGAGGCAGTCAATGGCTAACAATCCGTATTTTGCCGCTGGTGGTGGGTTGATGGTCCTAGGGTCCGCATTGGCGCTCGCTAGAACAGGAGTGATCAAGCTGAGCCGTGTCGTTTACAAGCAGATGATTGTCGATCTGGAGATACAGTCGAAGGACAAGTCGTACTCGTGGTTCCTGGACTGGATGGCACGCTATCCGAAACGGGTGTCGAAACATCTGTCCGTGCGTACCAATTACATACAGCACGATAACGGTGCAATCAGCACGAAGTTTTCACTGGTACCAGGCCCAGGGTCCCATTGGATATGGTACAGAGGAGCACTGATCGCGATCAAGAGGGAAAGGTCCGGACGGATGATTGACTTGGTCAACAGCTCCCCCTACGAAACAGTAACACTGACGACACTGTATAGGGATAGACACCTGTTTGACGAGATTCTGAACGAGGCCAAGAGCATAGCTCTGAGAAGTAACGAGGGGAAGACGGTGATATATACATCGTTTGGACCCGAATGGCGGAAATTCGGGCAACCGAAGGCGAAGCGGGCGCTCCCCTCCGTGGTTCTAGACGAAGGAATCAAGGAGCAAATTTTGGAGGATGTGTTGGACTTCATGAAGAACGGGAAATGGTACTCGGACAGAGGTATCCCATACAGACGCGGGTACCTCCTGTACGGTCCACCTGGGTCTGGTAAGACAAGTTTCATACAGGCGTTGGCCGGTGAATTGGATTACAACATTTGCATATTGAACCTGTCAGAGAACAACCTGACGGACGACAGACTGAACCACTTAATGAACAACATGCCCGAGCGCAGTATACTCTTGTTGGAGGATATCGACGCAGCGTTCAATGAGCGAAGCCAGACGGGGGAGACAGGGTTCCACTCCAGCGTAACCTTCAGCGGGCTTCTAAACGCACTAGACGGCGTCACCTCCTCCGAGGAGACAATCACATTCATGACTACCAACCACCCAGAAAAGCTGGACCGCGCAATAATGCGGCCGGGAAGAATAGACTACAAAGTGCTCATAGCCAATGCGACACCGTACCAGGTGGAGAAaatgttcttgaagttctACCCGGGGGAAACGCAACTGTGTCGCGAGTTCTCTACCAAGTTCAGAGATCTCAAGGCGGAGGTGAGCACCGCCCAGCTACAGGGCCTGTTTGTAATGAACAAGGACAAACCACAAGCGGCACTCGACTCAATTGCATCTCTCTCGACACCAACGACGATCCACTGA
- the CAT5 gene encoding putative monooxygenase CAT5 (similar to Saccharomyces cerevisiae CAT5 (YOR125C); ancestral locus Anc_5.445) has protein sequence MLAQCNFLKSVPVGVRAFSSLNALRATPKKGTLKAGGNALQESKFEPLSEAQRAYLDRALRVNQAGELGANYIYQGQIFVLSRRHPELRPTLQHMWEQEVFHHDTFNALQIKHRVRPSLLTPFWKVGAVAMGAGTALISPEAAMACTEAVETVIGGHYNEQLRCLDSQFEQRKADGTSGVPEEVQSLTAKVKLFRDQELEHLDTAIKHDSRLAVPYMMITETIKGVCRLAIWGAERI, from the coding sequence ATGCTGGCACAGTGCAATTTTCTCAAGAGTGTTCCTGTGGGTGTACGTGCCTTCTCGTCGCTCAATGCGCTAAGGGCGACTCCAAAGAAGGGGACACTGAAAGCTGGGGGTAATGCCTTGCAGGAGTCTAAGTTCGAACCGCTATCGGAGGCACAGAGGGCGTACCTGGACAGAGCTCTCAGGGTGAATCAAGCTGGTGAACTGGGTGCAAATTACATCTACCAGGGCCAGATATTCGTGCTCAGCAGGAGACATCCGGAGTTGCGCCCCACTCTGCAACACATGTGGGAGCAAGAGGTGTTCCACCACGACACGTTCAATGCGTTGCAGATCAAACACAGAGTGAGACCCTCCTTGCTGACTCCCTTTTGGAAAGTCGGCGCAGTCGCTATGGGGGCTGGTACCGCTCTGATCTCCCCGGAGGCCGCAATGGCATGTACAGAGGCTGTTGAAACCGTCATTGGCGGCCACTACAATGAGCAATTGCGCTGTCTGGACAGCCAGTTTGAACAGAGAAAGGCAGACGGTACCAGCGGGGTCCCTGAGGAGGTACAGTCGCTCACCGCGAAGGTCAAGCTGTTCAGAGATCAAGAGCTGGAACACTTGGATACCGCCATCAAGCACGACTCACGGCTCGCGGTCCCCTACATGATGATTACGGAGACCATCAAGGGGGTCTGTCGGCTGGCCATCTGGGGCGCAGAAAGGATCTGA
- the ADE2 gene encoding phosphoribosylaminoimidazole carboxylase ADE2 (similar to Saccharomyces cerevisiae ADE2 (YOR128C); ancestral locus Anc_5.455) codes for MDSRTVGILGGGQLGRMLVEATNRLNVKTLVLDAPNSPAKQITNSTDHVDGSFTNSDDIRKLAAKCDVLTIEIEHVDVPTLKSLQKEFPKLAIYPLPETIELIQDKYRQKEHLIKNKIQVSESIAVKENTQKELLAIGEKFGYPYMLKSRTFAYDGRGNFVVSGKDSVDAALDALKGNSLYAEKWAPFVKELAVMIVRSVDDRVHAYPVVETIHRNNVCHLCYAPARVSDSVQLKAALLAENAIKSFPGCGIFGVEMFLLETDELLINEIAPRPHNSGHFTINACVTSQFEAHIRAVLHLPMPKGFTAMNSCVTNAIMLNLLGDKHTPNGELKICERALQTPGTSVYLYGKESRPNRKVGHINIVSSSMKECQRRLDYVTGSSSKPVTISAVSRVDAMGKKTPQVGIIMGSDSDLPVMSAACKILEQFGIGFEVTIVSAHRTPHRMSKYAIEASDRGIKAIIAGAGGAAHLPGMVAAMTPLPVIGVPVKGSNLGGVDSLHSIVQMPRGVPVATVAINNSTNAALLAVRILGVSDNSYFHKMQEFLLKQEEEVLEKAEKLENVGYNEYLSSMK; via the coding sequence ATGGATTCAAGGACAGTAGGGATTCTAGGTGGTGGCCAGTTGGGGCGGATGCTCGTTGAGGCTACAAACAGACTGAATGTTAAGACATTGGTTCTGGATGCACCAAACTCGCCTGCCAAGCAAATTACGAATTCTACCGACCACGTCGATGGTTCATTTACTAATTCGGATGATATCAGGAAACTGGCTGCTAAGTGTGATGTGCTAACAATCGAAATTGAACATGTAGACgttccaactttgaagagtCTGCAAAAGGAATTTCCTAAATTAGCAATCTACCCACTACCGGAAACGATAGAGTTGATCCAGGACAAATACAGACAAAAGGAACATCTTATCAAAAATAAGATCCAGGTCAGTGAGTCGATTGCCGTTAAGGAAAACACTCAGAAGGAATTACTTGCTATTGGGGAAAAGTTTGGGTACCCATACATGCTGAAATCGAGAACTTTTGCATACGACGGGAGAGGTAATTTTGTAGTTAGTGGGAAAGATTCAGTGGATGCAGCGCTGGACGCGTTGAAGGGCAATTCTTTGTACGCTGAAAAATGGGCTCCATTTGTCAAAGAGCTTGCTGTTATGATTGTTCGTTCCGTGGATGATCGTGTACATGCGTACCCTGTTGTGGAGACGATACATCGGAACAACGTATGCCACCTATGCTATGCCCCAGCAAGAGTGTCGGATTCCGTGCAGTTGAAGGCGGCCTTGTTAGCGGAAAACGCGATCAAGTCCTTCCCAGGCTGCGGTATCTTTGGTGTCGAgatgtttttgttggaGACTGACGAACTACTAATCAACGAAATTGCACCCAGACCACACAACTCGGGCCACTTCACAATCAATGCGTGTGTCACTTCCCAATTCGAAGCACACATAAGGGCTGTCTTACACCTTCCAATGCCCAAGGGGTTTACGGCCATGAACTCGTGCGTTACAAATGCTATAATGTTAAACTTGTTGGGCGATAAGCATACTCCCAATGGAGAACTGAAAATTTGTGAACGTGCTCTGCAGACGCCAGGTACCTCCGTATATCTGTACGGGAAGGAGTCAAGGCCTAACCGTAAAGTTGGCCATATTAACATAGTGTCGTCATCGATGAAGGAATGCCAGAGGAGGTTGGATTATGTCACAGGCTCTAGTTCTAAACCCGTTACAATCTCAGCTGTTTCAAGAGTTGACGCCATGGGTAAGAAAACGCCACAGGTTGGTATAATAATGGGGTCTGACTCTGATTTACCAGTAATGTCTGCTGCCTGTAAAATACTGGAGCAGTTTGGAATTGGCTTTGAGGTCACTATTGTATCTGCTCACAGAACACCTCACAGAATGTCGAAATATGCCATTGAGGCCTCAGACCGTGGTATAAAAGCGATCATTGCCGGTGCAGGTGGAGCAGCACATTTGCCCGGTATGGTGGCTGCTATGACTCCACTACCTGTTATCGGTGTCCCCGTGAAGGGCTCCAATCTAGGTGGTGTGGACTCACTGCACTCCATTGTTCAAATGCCAAGAGGTGTGCCTGTCGCTACTGTGGCAATTAATAACAGTACCAATGCTGCGCTGTTGGCTGTCAGGATACTGGGTGTATCTGACAATTCTTACTTCCACAAAATGCAGGAGTTTTTGTTAAagcaagaggaagaagttttggaaaaagcCGAAAAGTTGGAGAACGTTGGCTACAACGAGTACTTATCGTCCATGAAATGA